From a region of the Campylobacter anatolicus genome:
- a CDS encoding fumarate reductase cytochrome b subunit: MSELIEGFLGRQVDTKKSRIPAAWDRWQSITGFILACFILCHMVFTSTILLGKEVFNAVVGFAEAKFLFGESTWWITNVIAAVIFVIFITHAFLAMRKFPANYRQYKMFKGHKDRMKHADTTLWWFQFLTGFALFFAASAHLVDIVFGGHITADNSAANFQTLEIFYFALLVFMVIHAGVGMYRLYVKWISIDGINKTEMLAKRNKARLVIFAIFGTLALIALIADFVWIGLSH, translated from the coding sequence ATGAGTGAGCTTATAGAGGGTTTTTTAGGTAGGCAGGTTGACACCAAAAAGAGTAGAATACCTGCTGCTTGGGATAGATGGCAAAGTATAACGGGTTTCATCTTAGCCTGTTTTATCCTATGCCATATGGTTTTTACTTCTACGATCTTGCTTGGCAAAGAAGTATTTAACGCCGTTGTTGGTTTCGCAGAAGCTAAATTTTTATTTGGTGAATCGACTTGGTGGATAACAAACGTTATCGCAGCAGTTATATTTGTCATTTTTATAACTCATGCATTTTTAGCTATGAGAAAATTCCCGGCAAATTATAGACAATATAAGATGTTTAAAGGGCACAAAGATCGTATGAAACACGCTGATACAACACTTTGGTGGTTTCAGTTTTTGACTGGTTTTGCACTATTTTTTGCAGCTAGTGCACACTTGGTTGATATAGTATTTGGTGGACATATTACTGCTGATAACTCGGCTGCAAATTTTCAAACACTTGAGATATTTTATTTTGCATTGCTTGTATTTATGGTAATTCATGCTGGTGTTGGAATGTATCGTTTGTATGTAAAATGGATAAGCATAGATGGTATAAATAAGACTGAAATGTTGGCAAAGAGAAACAAGGCTAGGCTTGTTATATTTGCTATTTTTGGAACACTCGCATTAATCGCATTAATCGCTGATTTCGTGTGGATCGGTCTTAGTCATTAG
- the lgt gene encoding prolipoprotein diacylglyceryl transferase — translation MQTWNNIYNNFDPVAFSIFGFNVHWYGLMYVLALVTALMAAKYFVKKDGINIKDPILDNYFFWVEIGVIFGARLGWCFIYSGDAFYFITHPWQIFNPFHNGEFVGIRGMSYHGAVVGFLLATVMFCKKFKQNLWTLLDLCALCIPFGYIFGRIGNFLNQELVGRATDVSWGIYVLGILRHPSQLYEALLEGVVVFIILFIYRKFKKFDGELIALYAMLYTLARFICEFYREPDSGLGFIFLGLSMGQILSIIMFSAGLMAYAILKRKNICI, via the coding sequence ATGCAAACTTGGAATAATATATATAACAACTTTGATCCTGTGGCGTTTAGTATATTTGGATTTAACGTGCATTGGTATGGGCTTATGTATGTTTTAGCTTTAGTTACTGCACTTATGGCGGCTAAATACTTTGTTAAAAAAGATGGCATAAACATAAAAGATCCGATACTAGATAACTACTTTTTTTGGGTGGAGATAGGTGTGATATTTGGTGCTAGGCTTGGCTGGTGCTTTATCTACTCAGGCGATGCGTTTTATTTCATAACTCATCCATGGCAAATTTTTAATCCATTTCACAACGGCGAGTTTGTTGGGATCCGTGGTATGAGCTATCACGGAGCAGTAGTTGGTTTTTTGCTTGCAACGGTGATGTTTTGTAAAAAATTTAAACAAAATTTATGGACTTTACTAGACCTTTGTGCTTTGTGTATTCCTTTTGGCTATATCTTTGGGCGGATTGGAAATTTTTTAAATCAAGAGCTAGTAGGGCGAGCCACGGACGTTAGCTGGGGCATTTATGTGCTTGGTATTTTGCGTCATCCGTCGCAGCTTTACGAAGCATTACTAGAGGGAGTGGTGGTATTTATTATTCTTTTTATATATCGTAAATTTAAAAAATTTGACGGCGAACTAATCGCACTTTATGCTATGCTTTATACTTTAGCAAGGTTTATATGTGAATTTTACAGAGAGCCTGATAGTGGACTTGGATTTATATTTTTAGGGCTTTCAATGGGACAAATTTTATCTATTATTATGTTTAGTGCTGGTCTTATGGCTTACGCTATACTTAAAAGGAAAAATATCTGTATTTAA
- a CDS encoding IMPACT family protein yields the protein MQTIDKIYKAQIEIKKSNFLSFLCPMSEFKSTHEWLKNEHQKAVHIVWAYRELNKYNQIVENQNDDGEPKGTSGAPSLNALRGANLINTGVFIVRYFGGIKLGTGGLVRAYGTAVNLAIDEARLIEFEQKSETKFFTPFSLMARFEYYFKDGIEYEREFVTNGATWNVNLKQDEFYKFYEFAHVYDMQGFKFLALPLIAKSIF from the coding sequence ATGCAGACGATAGATAAAATTTATAAAGCCCAAATTGAGATAAAAAAATCAAATTTCTTGTCATTTTTATGTCCAATGAGTGAATTTAAAAGTACTCACGAGTGGCTAAAAAACGAGCATCAAAAGGCGGTGCATATCGTATGGGCTTACAGAGAGCTTAATAAATACAATCAAATCGTAGAGAATCAAAACGATGACGGAGAGCCAAAAGGCACTAGCGGAGCTCCTAGTTTAAATGCCTTGCGTGGAGCAAATTTAATAAATACAGGTGTGTTTATCGTGCGATATTTTGGTGGGATAAAGCTAGGCACAGGCGGACTTGTCAGAGCCTATGGCACAGCTGTAAATTTAGCCATAGATGAAGCGAGATTAATAGAATTTGAGCAAAAAAGCGAAACAAAGTTTTTTACGCCATTTTCGCTTATGGCTAGATTTGAATATTATTTTAAAGACGGTATAGAGTATGAGCGTGAGTTTGTCACTAATGGTGCTACGTGGAATGTAAATCTAAAGCAAGATGAGTTTTATAAATTTTATGAATTTGCTCATGTTTATGATATGCAAGGGTTTAAATTCTTAGCCCTTCCGCTTATCGCTAAATCAATATTTTAA
- a CDS encoding fumarate reductase flavoprotein subunit codes for MNIKYCDALVIGGGLAGLRAAVAAGEKGLSTIVLSLIPVKRSHSAAAQGGMQASLGNSKMSEGDNEDVHFADTVKGSDWGCDQQVARMFCQTAPKAIRELAAWGVPWTRITKGERSAIINAQKTTIVEKEEVHGLIHSRDFGGTKKWRTCYTADATGHTMLFAVANEALKHNVDIHDRKEAIALIHENNRCYGAIVRDLVTGELTAYVSKGTLIATGGYGRVYKHTTNAVVCEGIGAAIALETGVAQLGNMEAVQFHPTPIVPSGILLTEGCRGDGGILRDVDGYRFMPDYEPEKKELASRDVVSRRIMEHIRKGKGVKSPYGEHVWLDISILGREHIEKNLRDVQEICQIFNGIDPADEGPKGWAPILPMQHYSMGGIKTKPTGESPTLAGLFSAGEAACWDMHGFNRLGGNSVSETVVAGMIVGDYFADFCASHEIEIKTDNIAKFVNKEQDYLQSLLDKEGKFNVFDIKNKMKDVMWEHVAIFRTGEGLEKAVKELEELYIHSLDVKVTNKTLFGNPELEEAYRVPKMLKLALCIAKGALDRTESRGAHYREDYVKRDDLNWLNRTLASWKDGDTMPTITYEPLDIMKMEIPPAFRGYGAKGNIIEHPNSAIRQAQVDEIRAKMEAEGKSRYEIQEALMHYELQPKYKAPNERAGIGYE; via the coding sequence ATGAATATAAAATATTGTGATGCATTAGTTATAGGTGGGGGTCTAGCAGGACTTAGAGCTGCTGTTGCAGCAGGCGAAAAGGGGTTAAGCACGATAGTTTTAAGCCTTATACCGGTTAAACGTTCTCACTCAGCTGCCGCACAAGGCGGTATGCAAGCAAGCCTTGGTAACTCAAAGATGAGTGAGGGCGACAATGAAGATGTGCATTTTGCTGATACCGTAAAGGGTAGCGACTGGGGTTGCGACCAGCAAGTAGCTAGAATGTTTTGTCAAACTGCACCAAAAGCTATACGTGAGCTTGCTGCTTGGGGTGTGCCGTGGACTAGGATAACAAAGGGTGAAAGAAGTGCGATTATTAATGCACAAAAGACGACAATTGTAGAAAAAGAAGAAGTTCATGGGCTAATCCATTCACGAGACTTTGGTGGTACAAAAAAGTGGAGAACCTGTTACACGGCTGACGCAACGGGACATACTATGCTTTTTGCTGTAGCAAACGAGGCGTTAAAACACAACGTTGATATACACGATAGAAAAGAAGCAATTGCCTTAATACACGAAAATAACCGCTGTTATGGTGCGATCGTGCGTGATCTAGTAACTGGTGAGTTAACTGCGTATGTTTCAAAAGGCACCCTGATAGCAACTGGTGGATATGGACGTGTCTATAAACACACCACAAATGCTGTCGTGTGTGAGGGTATCGGAGCAGCTATCGCACTTGAGACTGGTGTGGCCCAGCTTGGCAATATGGAAGCAGTGCAGTTTCACCCAACACCTATCGTGCCAAGCGGTATTTTGCTAACTGAGGGATGTCGTGGTGATGGTGGAATTTTAAGAGATGTTGATGGATATCGCTTTATGCCTGATTACGAGCCAGAGAAAAAAGAACTTGCTAGTCGCGATGTTGTTAGTCGCCGTATAATGGAGCATATCAGAAAAGGTAAAGGTGTAAAAAGCCCATATGGTGAGCATGTCTGGCTTGATATAAGCATACTTGGACGTGAGCATATAGAGAAAAATTTACGTGATGTACAAGAAATTTGTCAAATTTTTAATGGTATCGATCCAGCAGACGAGGGTCCGAAGGGCTGGGCACCGATCCTGCCTATGCAACACTACTCAATGGGCGGTATAAAGACAAAACCGACTGGAGAGAGTCCAACACTTGCAGGGTTATTTAGTGCTGGCGAGGCTGCATGCTGGGATATGCACGGCTTTAATCGACTAGGTGGCAACTCTGTATCAGAGACAGTTGTTGCTGGTATGATAGTGGGTGATTATTTTGCGGATTTCTGTGCCTCTCATGAGATAGAGATAAAGACTGATAATATAGCTAAATTTGTAAATAAAGAGCAAGATTACTTGCAAAGCCTACTTGATAAAGAAGGTAAATTTAATGTATTTGATATCAAAAATAAGATGAAAGATGTGATGTGGGAACACGTTGCGATATTTAGAACTGGCGAAGGTTTGGAAAAGGCAGTTAAAGAGCTTGAAGAGCTTTATATCCACTCACTTGATGTCAAAGTAACAAATAAAACGCTATTTGGTAACCCAGAGCTTGAAGAGGCTTACCGTGTGCCAAAAATGCTAAAATTAGCACTTTGTATTGCAAAAGGTGCATTAGATAGGACTGAAAGTCGTGGGGCACACTACCGCGAAGACTACGTAAAACGTGATGATTTAAACTGGCTAAATAGAACACTAGCAAGCTGGAAAGATGGCGATACGATGCCAACTATAACATATGAGCCACTTGATATAATGAAGATGGAAATTCCACCAGCATTTCGTGGATACGGTGCTAAGGGCAATATCATAGAACACCCAAATAGTGCCATCCGTCAAGCACAAGTTGATGAGATACGTGCAAAAATGGAAGCTGAGGGCAAAAGTAGATATGAAATTCAAGAAGCTCTAATGCACTACGAGCTTCAACCAAAATACAAAGCACCAAATGAAAGGGCAGGTATAGGATATGAGTAG